CTGCTTGCCCAATGGATGCGGATGGAGAATGTGGTCGTCCTCATGGGCGCGGGTTGCTCCTGCTCTCCCCGGATCGGGGGGCTCAGCATGTACGATCTGGAGAATCAGGTATTGGCGTTGCTGGGACGTCGATATCAGCTGACCAGCAAAGGAAATCTCCAGAAGGTGATCACCTCCCGCCAGATGGATACGCTGCTCGGCGATCATGACACCCCGCATTTTGAACAATGGCTCTCCTATCTGAGCAATATCCGCCACCTGTTGGCGGCCAAGGGAAACCCCATCGTCGATATCAAAATCCGCGTTGGCATTGGAGAAGAGTCGGAGAGCCTCAGTCTGGACGCCAGTGAGGCAGATGAACTGCTGAAGGATCTGGAGCGGGCCATCTACACCTGCTGCGCTCTTCGGCTTCCGCCAGTGACGGAGGAAGACGAGATGGGTGGTGCAACCGGTCACCACGCATTTCTTTCCAAGCTGGTAGCCCGTGATGCCAGCCTTGGCCGGAGCCATGTCTTCACCCTCAATTACGACACCGTTATCGAGCAGGCGCTGGACCACCTGGGAATCCAATATTTCGACGGGTTCACCGGTCGTACGGAGGCGCTGTTCGATCCGGCGGCCTATGGGCTGGACGTTTACTTCCCCGGAGAGGTGGCAGAGGGGCGGGTACGGCGGTTCGACAAATTCCTCCACCTCTACAAGCTGCACGGATCCATCCACTGGCGGGAACGGCCCGATCAGGCCATGACGGCCAGCCATTCGGATCTGTCTTCGTTCGTGGCGTGGCGAGGCAAGACGGATGCTGAAAAGCCGTCCGCTGGGTTTGATGCGTTGTGGAAAGATGAAGATCGCCGGATCGGCATCTTGCCGACATCCAATAAGTTCGTTCAAACGCTGGACATGCCGTATGCGCACCTGTTCCGGCTTTTTCACCAACGCCTGCACGTGCCGCAAACATTCTTCCTGGTCATGGGTTATGGGTTCGGCGACGACCATGTCAACCAGATTATCGACCAAGCCATGACCAACCCTTCCCTGGTGCTGTTGGTGGTCACACCGGGAAAGCCGACACCTGCCATGGAAGAGCGCATCAGGCGGTATCGGAGCGTTGGTGAGCGGGCATTCCTGCTGCGCTCGAGCAAGGATGAGTTTGATCCCAAGGTGGCCACGTTTGACGATTTCGCCCACAACCTGTTGCCCCATGTGCAATGGGTTGAGGACTTCAGGAAGCTTAAACGGTTTGAGAACGAGATCCGGCAGGCGACCTCAGGGAATGCTGGTGGTGGGGGGTCGGAATGAATGATGCCCTGACCATAGGGCGGGTGATCGGTGTTCACGGGTTCCGCGTGAAGGTGGAGTTGGAGCCGGACATCAAGAGCCCGAGCCGCGTGGGCTTCGAAGGTGTCCAGACCGCCGTCGCCATCAACGCCTACCTCACGTTCGATATCGGTGCGGGAGAGTTGGCCATCGGCGTAGTGACGGATCTGGAAGCCAGGGAAAGTTTCGATCCTACTTCGGACGACGAGTTGACCCTGGAGTTGGTGAAGCCCCGCAGGACAGCCTCGGTCCAACTGTTGGGGACCGTGAAGCCCAAGCGTGACCGGTCGTATGGATTCGACCCGGGAATCACCGTCCTCCCCTCCCTGGAAACGCCGGCCCGGACAGCATCCAGAGATGTGATGCAGGCCGCCTTCTCCGAAGCGCCAAAGAGAAACGCCCCTGGCGATGCCGGGGGACGGGATGACTACGACATCGGGCTGAATCTGGGGATTCCTACCGCCAACACGGACAAACCGCTTCTGGCGTCGTTCAACGACCTCTTCTCACGGCCCATGGCCATCGTTGGCAATACGGGATCGGGGAAGTCCTTCACCGTGGCCCGTCTGCTTCAAAGCGCTGTCCAGGAAACCAAAGAAACCCGCCGTCCCAGGTTCTTCGTGCTGGATATCAACGGGGAGTATGGGCGTGCTTTTGGTGTCAGCTGCGAAATGAAAGAGCCGAACAAGATCTACCTCAATGGCAAGGAGTTTTCCGTTCCGGTATGGCTGATGAATGCCAGGGAGGTTTGTGATTGGCTGAGCGCAGCGGGGCAAACGCAAGAGCCTGTATTGAAAGCCTTCTGGTCTGTTGCCAAGGGAGGAGATGCCCTCCAAGCACTGCCATCCTACCTGCATGAGGCCATCTCAAGAATAGAAAAGATTCAAAGTGTACTGCGTGATAGTCAGCGGACGAAGGACATCAGAGCATTATGGTCTGGTGTGATTGAGTTTATCGGAGGAATGAAATTTGATACTGGGCAGTTGAACACGAAGATATCAAGTCTTGGAGCAGGTGAATGGGATAAAGTAGAGAGGGGGCAAAAAGAGCTTTTCGATCTTTGCGAGGCGCTGAAGAATCAAATTGCCCCACAACTGAAAGAGAGAAAGTCACAGGCACAGGACTCGGCAGACAAGCCAAAATACTTTCCGATTGCAACGGTCAGGTCTCAAAATGGGCTACTCGAAAGCGTCAAAGGCGACGATGATGAGTTTCGATTGAAACAGCATATTTCAACTCTTCAGTTGCGGCTCAATAATCGTATTGCTGATAGGAGATGGGGTGCTTTTCTCAATTATGATGATGCCGGCATTGAAATCCGCAGCATTTCAGATATCGCTGAGAGGATGGGGATAGGCCAGGAGAGCGCATCCGAAGTCAATGTCATTGACTGCTCGATGCTTGGCCATGAGGTTCTCCCATATGTCTGCGGCATCATCGGGCGGATATTGCTCGAACTCAGGGAGCATGTACCGGCAGAGGATCGTTTCAAGGATCCGTGGGTGTTGGTGCTGGAAGAGGCGCATAACTACATCCGGCCCCGTCGGCAGGATGAGGATCCGGGGACTGAAATCTCGCGGGAGGCCTATGAGCGCATCGCCAAAGAAGGGCGCAAGTTCGGGCTCTCCATGATCGTGGCCAGCCAGCGCCCCAGTGAAATCAGTCCCACCATCATCAGTCAGTGCGCCAACATCATCATGCACCGACTCCAGAACCATGAGGACATCGAGCACTTTCGGCGGATCGTCCCGTCACAGTCCCGCCGCCTGTTGGACCAGATCACGGTGCTGGCCTCGGGGGAATCGATTGTCTTCGGCAGCGCCTTCCATGTTCCGACCCGGGTACGGATCCACTTGCCAGACAAAGGAAAGGAACCCTGGAGCCAGACGGCTGCCCCATACGATAGCTGGAACAAGGACGCTGGCTTCAATCTCGGCAAGGCCCTTGAAAATTGGGGAGTGAAGCCAGTTGAGCAGGAGGCTGCGGAACTGACCGAGGAAGAATCGGTTGAGGAACCTGACACTGGCAGTGACGATGACTATCCGTTTTGACAATCTATTGATATTTAACGATTATATGCCGTTTCAATCTCTCAGAATTCCCGATCTAAGTGCGGCTTGTTCCACCAAAATTCTTCAGTAAAAACAGCGCTTAGGGCCGCCACCCTACAGCGCTGTTTTTGTTTGTGCGTCCAGGGTTAAGTGTTTTTTAAGTGGATTCTCCAGCGCCAGCAGCGCCGCTTCCACCTCTTGCGGCACTACGTGGGCGTAGCCCATGGTCGTGGCGATGTCCGCATGACCCAGCAGCTTTTGAATCGTTGCCGGGCTTACCCCTCTTCTGAGCAGCGCCGTGGCCGTGTGATGACGCAGCCCGTGCGGCGTGAAGCGCTTATCGATCCGAGCGCGCCGCACGGCAGTGGCGAAGCTCTTTTTGACACACTTGATCCGCTCCCCGTTTGGATGGCAGAACACCCACGGCGACCCCGGGCAGTATTGCGCGCGAAACCTTGCCCGGCTCAGCAGCGCCGCGCGCGCGGCGGCGTTGATGGGCACATGGCGCCCCTTGCCGGACTTGACCTTCTCCGCCTGCAGGGCTATGAGTCCAGACGGCAGATTGACCTCCACGTCCCAGCGCAGATTGAGCGCTTCTCCAGGGCGCAGGCCGGTATTGACCATCAAACGGATAAAGTCGAGCAGATGGGGAGCCTCCCCGGCCTGCTCCAGCAGGCGCGCCAGTTCATCCTCTTCGAGCCAGAGAATGTCAATGGCGCCCGAAAAATGCAGCACCATGGCGCCGCAATAATGCATCACTTGGGCATTGGTTGGGCGCGTAGCGCACAACGGGGTTTGCCGTTTTCCTTTGTCTTTAAAAAAACGAACAAAAACATCTTTTCAACACACTTGAGATTCAGAATGAGGGAGAGGCGGCAGACCTGTGGGAAACGTGTTTTCGTTTTCCACAGGGATAGCGGAGCGTCCGCCTCTCCCGGAGCCGCAAGTGGGCAGGATCGCCAGTTTCAGGAAGGGTCGGTTTTGCTATTTGAGCAGGAAGCTTTTGTTTCTGCAGCGCGCTTTTGCCGTTTGCTTTGATTCAGTCGATAGCTTTCGCCGTTCATCTCCAGGATGTGGACATGATGGGTCAACCGATCCAGCAGGGCGCCGGTGAGGCGCTCGGAGCCGAAGACCTCCGTCCACTCCTCGAACGGCAGGTTGCTGGTCACCATCACTGAACCCTGCTCATAGCGCTGGCTGATCACCTCAAAGAGCAGCTCAGCCCCCGTTTTGGAGAGTGGGACGAAGCCCAATTCGTCGATGATCAACAGCTTGTGTTTACTCAACTGACTCTGGAAACGCTGCAGCTGCTTTTCGTCGCGCGCCTCCATCAACTGGTGTACCAGCGACGCGGCAGTGGTGAAGCCAACCGCCAACCCCTGCTGACAGGCGGCCAGGCCCAATCCCAACGCAATATGGGTTTTCCCGGTTCCGCTGTTGCCCAAGGCGATGATATTGGCTCGGCGCTGAATGTATTCGCAACGCGCCAGCTCCATCACCAGAACCTTGTTCAATGAGGGCATGGCCAGGAAATCAAAGGAGTCCAGGCTCTTGATGGTGGGAAACCGGGCTTGTTTGATACGTCGCTCCACCATGCGCCGCTCCCGCTCAATCAACTCCAGTTCGCTCAGTCGCAGCAGGTATCGGCTATGATCAACGCCTTCCGCCGCGCACTGTTTGGCGATCTTTTCATATTCTCGATAAAATGTGGGCAGTTTGAGCGCTTTGAGGTGGTGCGCCAGGAGGATCTGCGGAGAGTCGTTCATCGCTGCTCTCCTGACGTCAACGCGGCGTAATCCCTGGCGGATGTACGCGCCACATGCACTTCGGGCAAAAAGGGATATCGGGACAGATCCAAACGGAGCGGACGTTGTTCAATGTGCCGGATCAGCAGATGTTTGACCGCCTCAAAGCCAATGGCGCCCAACTTCAACGCCTGTTGCACGGCAAAATGGACCTGTTCAAAGGAGAACGTCTCCAATAGGCGCAGAACCTGAATATATTCCCGCTTGCCCTTTTTACCCAGGCGGGACTCCATCAGACGGCGCAAGGTGGCGAACTCATCTGGCAGTTCCCATCCTTGCAACGGGGCGGCTTGATCCAGCGCCCTGGGTTTCTCCTCCAGCAGCGCCAGATAGTGCAAGGGGTCATAGATGGCGTCCTCACGCGCATAGGAGCGTGGATGCCGGGCAATCACCTCAGCGCCACAGGCGATCACCACTTCGTGGATGTAGCCCCGCACCTGCACATCGTGAAAGCCATAACGCACCGGAACCGAATAGTCATTGGTTCGATAGCGCACCAGCGCCTGGGATGTGACCTTGGCGCTCACCTTCTCGCAAGCGTCGTAGGGAATTGGCGGCAGCGGCAGGAACGCCGCCTGGTCTGTGGAAAATCGTTCTCCGATACTCCGCTGACAGCCTCGCAATGTCTGTTGACGACGCTCCAGGCATTTCTGGCGCAGGTGAGCGTTGAGCGCATCAAACGATTCAAAGCGGGGAGCCGGGACCATGAAGTTGCGTCGGGCGTAGCCGACCAGCCCCTCGACCTTGCCTTTGTCGTTACCTCGCGCCGGGCGGCCAAAGCGGCTATCGAACAGGTAATGGGATTGCAGCCGGATCATCTCTTCGGTCAGATCTCGGCGACCATCCCGGTAAACTTTGACCACGGCGATGCTGGTGTTGTCGTACAGAATGCTTTGGGGAACGCCGCCGAAGTGATCACAGGCGGCGTTATGCCCCGCACAAAACGCTTCCGTGGTTTCCGCGGGGAAGCCCATAACGAAGCTGTCGTCGCTGTAGGGCAGACTCATACAGAAAAAGTGGATCTTGCGCTCCACGCCGCCGATCACGCCGTGCGTTTGCCCAAAGTCCACCTGGGCGTGTCCGGGCGCATGGCTGAGGGGAACAAACTTCTCTTTCAGATGCAGACGCTTGCCGCGCACATACTCCTTGACCGCGCCATATTTCCCGTCGTAGCCGTATTCATCGCGCAGCCGTTCATATATCCGCTGCGCGGTGTGGCGCTCCTTCTTGATCTTCTCCAGATCGTTCTTGAGAATCTGATCTATGAACCCGGTGAACAGCCCCAGTTTGGGCAATCTGACCGGCTTGCTCCGCTGGTAGCCTGGCGGCTCAGGGTTCTCCATCATTTTGCGCACGGTGCGCGGATCCAGATCAAAAGCCTCCGCCGCCTTGCGCTTGCTCATCCCGCCTCTGGTTACCGCCAAACGCACATCTCTGTACATGCTCACTGAATACATCCTCCCACCCCCTGACCCGGAAACTCTATGACTGAGTTTTCTGAGTTAGAGAGCTTTTTCTGGTGTGGGATTTTTTGGACCGCCATTTTTTGGACGATCCAAGCTGTTTCAGTGATGCATTTTTACGGCGCCATTCTCAGACAATGGGCCGCAGTTCGTTGCCAACGATTTTAAGGCGTTCATCCGGGAATCCGGCATGACGCATGTGAGGACTTCGCCTTACTATACGCAGAGCAACGGAAAGCTGGAGCGTTTTCACGGTAGTTTGAAGCGTGAGTGCATTCGGCCTCAGACGCCATTATCGCTGGAAGATGCCCAACGGGTTGTGGGAAAGTACGTCGAGCATTACAACACCCGGCGGCTCCATAGCGCCATCGACTACGTCACCCCACAGGATCGCCTGGAAGGGCGGCATGTGCAGATCCTGGCCGAACGAGATCAAAAGCTTGAGGCGGCCAGAGA
The Magnetofaba australis IT-1 DNA segment above includes these coding regions:
- a CDS encoding SIR2 family protein; this translates as MPNPPVDAATEEKKPFPYRLIGGEKGGDILESDDESRHRRIQALLAQWMRMENVVVLMGAGCSCSPRIGGLSMYDLENQVLALLGRRYQLTSKGNLQKVITSRQMDTLLGDHDTPHFEQWLSYLSNIRHLLAAKGNPIVDIKIRVGIGEESESLSLDASEADELLKDLERAIYTCCALRLPPVTEEDEMGGATGHHAFLSKLVARDASLGRSHVFTLNYDTVIEQALDHLGIQYFDGFTGRTEALFDPAAYGLDVYFPGEVAEGRVRRFDKFLHLYKLHGSIHWRERPDQAMTASHSDLSSFVAWRGKTDAEKPSAGFDALWKDEDRRIGILPTSNKFVQTLDMPYAHLFRLFHQRLHVPQTFFLVMGYGFGDDHVNQIIDQAMTNPSLVLLVVTPGKPTPAMEERIRRYRSVGERAFLLRSSKDEFDPKVATFDDFAHNLLPHVQWVEDFRKLKRFENEIRQATSGNAGGGGSE
- a CDS encoding ATP-binding protein, producing MNDALTIGRVIGVHGFRVKVELEPDIKSPSRVGFEGVQTAVAINAYLTFDIGAGELAIGVVTDLEARESFDPTSDDELTLELVKPRRTASVQLLGTVKPKRDRSYGFDPGITVLPSLETPARTASRDVMQAAFSEAPKRNAPGDAGGRDDYDIGLNLGIPTANTDKPLLASFNDLFSRPMAIVGNTGSGKSFTVARLLQSAVQETKETRRPRFFVLDINGEYGRAFGVSCEMKEPNKIYLNGKEFSVPVWLMNAREVCDWLSAAGQTQEPVLKAFWSVAKGGDALQALPSYLHEAISRIEKIQSVLRDSQRTKDIRALWSGVIEFIGGMKFDTGQLNTKISSLGAGEWDKVERGQKELFDLCEALKNQIAPQLKERKSQAQDSADKPKYFPIATVRSQNGLLESVKGDDDEFRLKQHISTLQLRLNNRIADRRWGAFLNYDDAGIEIRSISDIAERMGIGQESASEVNVIDCSMLGHEVLPYVCGIIGRILLELREHVPAEDRFKDPWVLVLEEAHNYIRPRRQDEDPGTEISREAYERIAKEGRKFGLSMIVASQRPSEISPTIISQCANIIMHRLQNHEDIEHFRRIVPSQSRRLLDQITVLASGESIVFGSAFHVPTRVRIHLPDKGKEPWSQTAAPYDSWNKDAGFNLGKALENWGVKPVEQEAAELTEEESVEEPDTGSDDDYPF
- a CDS encoding tyrosine-type recombinase/integrase, which encodes MVLHFSGAIDILWLEEDELARLLEQAGEAPHLLDFIRLMVNTGLRPGEALNLRWDVEVNLPSGLIALQAEKVKSGKGRHVPINAAARAALLSRARFRAQYCPGSPWVFCHPNGERIKCVKKSFATAVRRARIDKRFTPHGLRHHTATALLRRGVSPATIQKLLGHADIATTMGYAHVVPQEVEAALLALENPLKKHLTLDAQTKTAL
- the istB gene encoding IS21-like element helper ATPase IstB, yielding MNDSPQILLAHHLKALKLPTFYREYEKIAKQCAAEGVDHSRYLLRLSELELIERERRMVERRIKQARFPTIKSLDSFDFLAMPSLNKVLVMELARCEYIQRRANIIALGNSGTGKTHIALGLGLAACQQGLAVGFTTAASLVHQLMEARDEKQLQRFQSQLSKHKLLIIDELGFVPLSKTGAELLFEVISQRYEQGSVMVTSNLPFEEWTEVFGSERLTGALLDRLTHHVHILEMNGESYRLNQSKRQKRAAETKASCSNSKTDPS
- the istA gene encoding IS21 family transposase, whose translation is MYSVSMYRDVRLAVTRGGMSKRKAAEAFDLDPRTVRKMMENPEPPGYQRSKPVRLPKLGLFTGFIDQILKNDLEKIKKERHTAQRIYERLRDEYGYDGKYGAVKEYVRGKRLHLKEKFVPLSHAPGHAQVDFGQTHGVIGGVERKIHFFCMSLPYSDDSFVMGFPAETTEAFCAGHNAACDHFGGVPQSILYDNTSIAVVKVYRDGRRDLTEEMIRLQSHYLFDSRFGRPARGNDKGKVEGLVGYARRNFMVPAPRFESFDALNAHLRQKCLERRQQTLRGCQRSIGERFSTDQAAFLPLPPIPYDACEKVSAKVTSQALVRYRTNDYSVPVRYGFHDVQVRGYIHEVVIACGAEVIARHPRSYAREDAIYDPLHYLALLEEKPRALDQAAPLQGWELPDEFATLRRLMESRLGKKGKREYIQVLRLLETFSFEQVHFAVQQALKLGAIGFEAVKHLLIRHIEQRPLRLDLSRYPFLPEVHVARTSARDYAALTSGEQR
- a CDS encoding integrase core domain-containing protein, whose amino-acid sequence is MTHVRTSPYYTQSNGKLERFHGSLKRECIRPQTPLSLEDAQRVVGKYVEHYNTRRLHSAIDYVTPQDRLEGRHVQILAERDQKLEAARERRRTTHQKQSFQPSQKMAEKANS